The bacterium genome has a segment encoding these proteins:
- a CDS encoding oligosaccharide flippase family protein, protein MKSLGEKAAGAMAWNLAGKLYFTAAKYVESILLFRLLGAGEYGVLASVLNAQATFVTFASLGLGNAVLKFLPRVRESGGDEIRFMRRMIAMRVALGLIGAAALFVFAPFLAKEGAGGAGRASLFQVAALLVVTTSLQNLLIRFFVSTYRQKRLNIIQSAVQTLYVAAAATVLVLGGGVLAVLAVNVG, encoded by the coding sequence TTGAAATCGCTAGGGGAAAAAGCCGCCGGCGCGATGGCGTGGAATCTCGCCGGCAAGCTCTACTTCACCGCCGCGAAATACGTGGAGAGCATCCTGCTCTTCCGCCTGCTCGGCGCCGGCGAATACGGCGTGCTCGCGTCGGTGCTGAACGCGCAGGCGACGTTTGTCACCTTCGCCAGCCTCGGCCTTGGCAATGCGGTCCTGAAATTCCTGCCGCGCGTGCGCGAGTCCGGCGGCGACGAGATCCGATTCATGCGGCGCATGATCGCGATGCGCGTCGCGTTGGGGCTCATCGGCGCGGCGGCGCTATTCGTTTTCGCGCCGTTCCTGGCGAAGGAGGGCGCGGGCGGCGCCGGCCGCGCGTCGCTCTTTCAGGTCGCCGCGCTTCTGGTCGTCACCACGTCGCTGCAAAACCTCCTGATCCGCTTTTTCGTATCGACCTATCGTCAGAAGCGCCTCAACATCATCCAGTCCGCGGTGCAGACGCTTTACGTCGCGGCGGCGGCGACCGTGCTGGTTCTCGGCGGCGGCGTGCTTGCCGTGTTGGCCGTCAATGTAGGCG